In Notolabrus celidotus isolate fNotCel1 chromosome 22, fNotCel1.pri, whole genome shotgun sequence, one genomic interval encodes:
- the LOC117806519 gene encoding zinc transporter 2-like, translating into MELSAESEKLHLIEAHLEPVGWTSSPGERYSDSASSEFSDDVSSMDGLWQPERLCPETDTVSGAEGDVRRLARRKLSIACFISLIFMIGEVIGGYAAHSLAIMTDAAHLLTDFGSIVISLFSLWISSRPQTHTMTFGWHRAEILGMLLSVVSIWLVTALLVISAMHRITEADYDIDSQIMLITSGCAVVVNVLMVLILHQSGASHGHSHGFSTSQQQRDKHSQSHGHHHSHHHSHSNASVKAAFIHVVGDLLQSVGVLLAATIIHFWPEYKVADPICTFLFSVLVLGTTLPVTKDIFRILMEGAPQLINFNAVRDLLLSVRGVVAVHSLHMWSLNMNHSLLSVHVTTEGNADSQMVLTKTTKLLRSEFGFSSITIQVER; encoded by the exons ATGGAGCTTTCAGCTGAGTCAGAGAAACTGCACCTGATTGAGGCTCATTTGGAGCCTGTTGGATG gACGAGTTCCCCAGGTGAACGTTACTCAGACTCTGCATCATCAGAGTTCAGTGACGATGTGTCCAGCATGGACGGTCTGTGGCAGCCTGAGCGTCTGTGCCCGGAGACGGACACGGTGTCGGGAGCTGAAGGCGATGTGAGACGTTTGGCCAGAAGGAAACTTTCCATCGCCTGCTTCATCAGCCTCATCTTCATGATTGGAGAGGTGATTG GCGGATACGCTGCTCACAGCCTGGCCATCATGACAGACGCAGCTCATCTACTGACGGACTTTGGCAGCATTGTGATCAgcctcttctctctgtggatCTCGTCCaggccacaaacacacaccatgaCGTTTGGCTGGCATCGAGCAG AGATTCTGGGCATGTTGCTGTCCGTTGTGTCCATCTGGTTGGTGACAGCACTGTTGGTCATCTCGGCCATGCACAGGATCACTGAGGCGGACTACGACATCGACAGTCAGATCATGCTCATAACCTCCGGATGTGCTGTGGTGGTCAACGTCCT GATGGTCCTGATCCTCCATCAGTCTGGAGCCTCACACGGACACAGCCACGGCTTTTCAACCAGCCAGCAGCAGAGGGACAAACACAGTCAGAGTCACGGTCACCATCACAGTCATCATCACAGCCACAGCAACGCAAGCGTGAAGGCCGCTTTCATCCACGTGGTGGGAGATCTGCTGCAAAGTGTGGGAGTCCTGCTGGCGGCCACCATCATCCACTTCTGG CCTGAGTACAAAGTGGCAGATCCGATTTGTACGTTCCTGTTCTCGGTTCTTGTCCTCGGAACGACACTTCCAGTCACAAAGGACATTTTCCGGATACTGATGGAGG GCGCTCCTCAGCTCATCAACTTCAACGCTGTGAGAGatctgctgctgtctgtcagAGGAGTGGTTGCTGTTCACAGCTTGCACATGTGGAGTCTCAACATGAACCACTCTTTACTTTCTGTTCACGTGACCACAG AAGGAAACGCTGACTCACAGATGGTCCTCACGAAGACAACAAAGCTCCTGCGCTCTGAGTTCGGGTTCTCCAGTATCACAATCCAAGTGGAGCGCTAA